A single Stigmatopora argus isolate UIUO_Sarg chromosome 7, RoL_Sarg_1.0, whole genome shotgun sequence DNA region contains:
- the nherf2 gene encoding NHERF family PDZ scaffold protein 2 translates to MESNLRPRVCYLVKTEHGYGFHLHGEKSKGGQFIRKVEPGSSADMAGLRPGDRVVEVNGENVEDDSHHQVVERIREVPHRTRLLVVDRNTEDYLRSCGLACTEDLAIEMGTLSPRPSPMATPSTSPLHRGISPKSWKHDSTLLSTNSLFNPRDKVKRPSMTSSIVTEVELQMEASPESSNEHLPRLCHLVKGENGYGFNLHGNKAKCGQFVRSVDPHSPAERADIRPGDRLVEVNGVNIAHLRHFEVVALIKAEEREVHLLVVDQKTDELFTRLGITPTARHVYVDESAVEVASSTPSPTSTDAPIVHVTLSDAAITSMSPKPRANGSCASQSSTGSTTQSELSSSDMSFQVPDEDDRRVLDPFMDSGLRLSPTAAEAKQRVLGRRYKKRAPPMDWQKKQEIFSNL, encoded by the exons ATGGAGTCCAATCTGAGACCCAGGGTGTGCTACCTGGTCAAAACTGAGCATGGTTATGGTTTCCACTTGCACGGTGAGAAAAGTAAAGGTGGGCAGTTCATACGGAAAGTGGAACCCGGATCATCGGCCGACATGGCCGGGCTCAGACCCGGGGATCGAGTGGTGGAGGTGAACGGGGAGAATGTGGAGGATGATAGTCATCACCAG GTGGTGGAGCGGATCCGAGAAGTACCCCACCGCACCAGACTTCTGGTAGTGGACCGCAACACGGAAGACTACCTCCGCAGCTGCGGTCTGGCTTGTACTGAAGATctagccatcgagatggggacCCTCTCCCCACGACCCTCGCCGATGGCCACGCCATCAACTTCCCCTTTACACAGGGGAATTTCACCCAAGTCCTGGAAACACGACTCCACGCTTCTTTCTACAAACTCGCTTTTCAATCCACGAGACAAAGTAAAGAGGCCGTCGATGACGTCAAGTATCGTGACAGAAGTAGAG ctacAGATGGAAGCCTCTCCAGAATCGTCAAATGAGCATCTTCCCCGCCTCTGTCATCTAGTGAAGGGGGAAAATGGCTACGGCTTCAACCTGCACGGCAACAAAGCAAAGTGTGGGCAGTTTGTCCGCTCGGTAGACCCGCATTCACCCGCGGAGAGAGCCGACATCCGTCCAGGAGACCGGCTGGTGGAG GTTAACGGAGTGAATATTGCCCACCTGAGACACTTTGAGGTGGTGGCGCTCATTAAAGCAGAAGAGCGAGAAGTTCACCTGCTCGTCGTCGACCAGAAGACAGATGAGCTTTTCACCAGATTGGGGATCACGCCCACAGCACGCCAC gTCTACGTGGATGAATCAGCTGTGGAAGTTGCCTCGTCCACGCCATCTCCCACGTCCACTGACGCGCCTATCGTCCATGTCACGCTGTCGGACGCCGCGATCACCAGCATGTCCCCCAAACCGAGGGCCAATGGTAGCTGTGCATCGCAGTCCTCAACCGGCTCAACCACTCAATCAGAACTCAGTAGCTCTGATATGAGTTTCCAG GTCCCTGATGAAGATGACAGGAGGGTTTTGGACCCGTTCATGGACAGTGGCCTGCGTTTGAGTCCAACTGCTGCGGAAGCAAAACAAAGGGTTCTTGGTAGACGCTACAAAAAGAGAGCGCCCCCTATGGACTGGCAAAAGAAACAAGAGATCTTCAGCAACTTATGA